The Pseudonocardia sp. HH130630-07 DNA window TGTCCTCGCGGGCCTCTCGTGCACGGGCCACCCAGTTGCCCAGCGTGCCCTCGTTGACCCCCAGGTCACGGGCGACCTGGGCGATCGGCTTGCCCGTCTCCTCCACGACCCGGACCGCTCCGTCACGGAACTCCCGGTCGTAGCGCT harbors:
- a CDS encoding transposase, producing the protein MPEVRKRYDREFRDGAVRVVEETGKPIAQVARDLGVNEGTLGNWVARAREAREDTEGLSRGGVEELKRLRAENAELRMERDVLKRSVVLWVKEATK